The sequence CGTCACCGTGTTGTCAGGTTTCCTCGGTGCGGGCAAAACCACTTTGCTCAATCATGTGCTGGCCAACCGCAAGGGGCTTCGCGTCGCCGTCATTGTCAATGACATGAGCGAGGTGAATGTCGATGCCGCTTTGGTTCGAGACGGTGGAGCCAATCTGTCTCGGACCGATGAAAAATTGGTGGAGATGTCCAACGGATGCATCTGCTGCACGCTGCGAGAAGACTTGCTGATCGAAGTGTCACAACTCGCTCGCGAAGGTCGGTTTGATTACCTGCTGATCGAATCAACGGGAATTAGCGAACCGATGCCCGTGGCTGAAACGTTCACCTTTGAAGACGAAGACGGATACAGCCTTTCGCAGCTCGCCGAACTCGACACGATGGTCACCGTCGTTGATGCGGGCAACTTCATGAAAGACTTCGGTTCGTGGGACGACTTGACCGATCGCAAAATTGGTCTCAGCGACGAAGACGATCGCAACATTGTTGACTTGTTGGTCGATCAAGTCGAATTCGCCAACGTGGTGATCATCAACAAGACCGATCTTGTCACCCCCTACGAACTGGAACAACTCGAACAGGTCATTCGCCGACTCAATCCCAACACCGAGATCCTGCATTCCACCGAGAGCCAAGTCCCACTGTCGAAAATCCTGGGTACCGGGCGGTTCCAACTATCGGAAGCCGAAGCGATGCCAGAATGGTTGGCGGTCTCGCGCGGCGAAGAAGAAACCGAAACGGAAGAGTACGGTATCTCGCACTTCGTCTATCGCCGCGAACGCCCGTTCCACCCCAAGCGTCTGGTTGAGGTGTTGGACAACGACATGGATGACGGCTTGTTCACCGGAGTCCTTCGCAGCAAAGGCTTGATGTGGATCGCATCCCGCAACGATTGGGCGTACGACTGGTCCCAAGCCGGTTGCTCGATCCGCATGAACCCCGCTGGCTTTTGGTGGGTGGCCGCACCGGAGGAAGAGTGGCCGGAAGACGAAGATTCCCGCGACGAAATTCGCTCGAAATTCAACGGCGAACACGGTGACCGCCATCAAGAATTGGTCTTCATCGGACAAGGCTTGGATCAACAGCGGATCGTAGACATTTTGGATCGCTGCCTGCTGACCGATTTGGAATTCACACAAGGCCCCGACGCCTGGGCGAACTACGAAGACCCGTTGCCCGCCATCGAAATGGAAACCGGGGAAGAGGAAACGGTGCAAACCTTCTGACGCGTCACGTTTCTCGTCTCGAGACGGCTGTCCCTAGTCGTTGTCGTCATGTTCTCGCGTCAATCCACCTCCGCTTCTTTCCCATCCAATCAACATGTCCCTATCAACCTTCGACGTGATCGTGATCGGCGGCGGTGCTGCGGGGGTCGGTGTTTCGATCGCTCTCAAGCACGCCGGTATCGACAACTTTGTGGTTCTCGATCGGCATCATGTCGGTGCGTCCTTTGCCGCATGGCCGGCGGAAACCCGATTCATCACCCCCTCGTTTCCGACCAACTCGATTGGAATGCTCGACCTCAATTCGGTTGCGGTCGGTGTCTCGCCCGCGTTCAGTTTGGAAACCGAACACCCGACCGGCCAGGAATACGCATCGCACTTACGCGGCGTCGCTCAGTTCTTCGAGTTGCCAATTCGCGAGGACACGGAAGTCCTTCGCGTCGCCAAAGTGGGTGAAGACTTCCGAGTCGACACGGCGGAGGAAACGCTGCGAGCCAAACATGTCATTTGGGCGGCTGGCGAATTTCAGTACCCACGTTTGCACAGTTTTCCCGGCAGCGAACTGTGTCGACACACGGCAACGATCACAGCCTACGAAGATCTGGAAGGCGACGACTTCCTCATCATTGGTGGCTACGAGAGCGGCGTCGACGCGGCCTATCACCTGTCCTATCACGACAAACCCGTCCGTCTGTTTGACACCGGTTGTCCGTGGAACGATGAAAACTCCGATCCAAGCGTTGCCCTCTCAACCTATTCATTGGAACGAATGCGTGAGGAATGGTTTGAACAGGAGGTCGAACTGTTCCCGCACACGCCGATCCAATCCGTTGCGCGGGTGGATAGTGGATACGAAGTCACCGCCATCGACGGACGCACCTTTTTCACGACGACGCAACCTCTGCTGGCGGGCGGCTTCGAAGGCAGTCACAAACTGGTCGCGGATTTGTTCGACCAACGCGAAGACGGTTTCCCGCTGCTCAGCGAAAACGACGAGTCGACCACCACCTCGGGTCTGTTTTTGTGTGGTCCCGCCGTTCGACATGACAACCACGTTTTCTGTTTCATCTACAAGTACCGACAACGATTCGCAGTGGTTGCCAAAGCCATCGCAACGTCTTTGGGTTTGCCCGCCGATGAACTCGAGACCTATCGCAAATGGGGCATGTACCTTGATGACCTGTCCTGTTGCGGCGAGGAGTGTGCATCATGTTGAGCCAAACCCTCGCCACCCCGCCAGAACCTCACACGGTCCTGGTGGTTGGCAAAGAAAGCGTCGGCAAGTCGCAACTGGTCTCCTCCTTGACCGGGCGTTCCGCGGGCGAAACCAACTTCCGTGGCTCGACCGTCACGGTTGATCGTTATCGATCGGGCGCGACGGAATACATTGACACGCCTGGAATCCTTCGCAGCTCCGATACCGAAACAACTCGACTTGCGATCGACGCGTTGAACGAGCACGACGTCGTCCTTTTGGTCGTGCAGGCGACGAGTCTTGATCAAGACCTGAGCGACATGCTGCCGTTGGTGATTGGCAAACGCGGCGTTGTTGTCGTTACCTACTGGGACAAGGTGCAGCCCGGCGAAGCATCACAAGAAGCCATTGAACGGCTCGAATCCGACGCCGGTGTCACTTTCATCCCCGTCGACGCTCGCTCGCTATCGGATACCAAACGACAACGCATCGACGATGCGTTGCTAGCGCCGACAACGTTTGAAAAAGGCAAGTTAGTCGCTCGAGCGGGTTGGCGGATCGAACCGAAGCCCGGCTGGATGGAGCACCGAGTGGTGGGCCCGCTGATGGCAATTACCCTGTTGTTCTTGCCAGCACTCGCAACGATCTATGGTGCCAACGCGATCGCCGATTGGCTGCATCCGATCGTCGCGAGCTGGTTCGATCCGATCATTGCGACGGTCAATGCCAGTTGGCCAAGTTGGTTGCGGATCGTGCTCACGGCTCAGCAAGGTGAATTTGGATACGGCTTGCTGAACATGGGACCGTTCCTGCTGGTGTGGGCGTTTCCCACCGTGTTGATGTTCGCGTTGATCCTTGGCGTTTACAAAGCCAGCGGATTGATCGAACGCATCAATGTCACCTTGCATCCACTGGTGCGACCGTTTGGATTGAGTGGACGCGATGTGGTTCGCGTGATGATGGGCTTCGGTTGCAACGTTCCGGCGGTGATCAGCACTCGGTCTTGTTCGAGTTGTTCACGAGGCCCCGCCGTGTCGGCGATCGCGTTTGGATCGGCATGCAGCTACCAACTCCCGGCCACCTTGGCGGTCTTGTCCGCAGCGGCAATCGCAACGGAAACCTCCGCCGCATGGTTGACGTGTATGTTTCTTGCTTACCTTCTGGCCACGACGTTGGTTTACCTGCGTTTGACGTCCGGTCGGCAAGCTCGCAATTCACTGAATGTGCTGATGACACCCAGCCGACCATTCATGCAGTGGCCGACTCCTTCAGCCCTCTGGCGAGAGGCAGCCGGTACGGTACGTCAGTTCCTGTTCCAAGCGATGCCGATCTTCGTGGTGATCTGTGTTGTCGCTTCGTTGTTGGCACACTTCGGCGTT is a genomic window of Rhodopirellula halodulae containing:
- a CDS encoding NAD(P)/FAD-dependent oxidoreductase; this translates as MSLSTFDVIVIGGGAAGVGVSIALKHAGIDNFVVLDRHHVGASFAAWPAETRFITPSFPTNSIGMLDLNSVAVGVSPAFSLETEHPTGQEYASHLRGVAQFFELPIREDTEVLRVAKVGEDFRVDTAEETLRAKHVIWAAGEFQYPRLHSFPGSELCRHTATITAYEDLEGDDFLIIGGYESGVDAAYHLSYHDKPVRLFDTGCPWNDENSDPSVALSTYSLERMREEWFEQEVELFPHTPIQSVARVDSGYEVTAIDGRTFFTTTQPLLAGGFEGSHKLVADLFDQREDGFPLLSENDESTTTSGLFLCGPAVRHDNHVFCFIYKYRQRFAVVAKAIATSLGLPADELETYRKWGMYLDDLSCCGEECASC
- a CDS encoding nucleoside recognition domain-containing protein encodes the protein MLSQTLATPPEPHTVLVVGKESVGKSQLVSSLTGRSAGETNFRGSTVTVDRYRSGATEYIDTPGILRSSDTETTRLAIDALNEHDVVLLVVQATSLDQDLSDMLPLVIGKRGVVVVTYWDKVQPGEASQEAIERLESDAGVTFIPVDARSLSDTKRQRIDDALLAPTTFEKGKLVARAGWRIEPKPGWMEHRVVGPLMAITLLFLPALATIYGANAIADWLHPIVASWFDPIIATVNASWPSWLRIVLTAQQGEFGYGLLNMGPFLLVWAFPTVLMFALILGVYKASGLIERINVTLHPLVRPFGLSGRDVVRVMMGFGCNVPAVISTRSCSSCSRGPAVSAIAFGSACSYQLPATLAVLSAAAIATETSAAWLTCMFLAYLLATTLVYLRLTSGRQARNSLNVLMTPSRPFMQWPTPSALWREAAGTVRQFLFQAMPIFVVICVVASLLAHFGVLDLASQFLRPVMALFDLPAQSALPVVLASVRKDGIFLLSADDGLSFPMTSAQALTAVYLAGVLLPCLVTAMTIGRETGWQTTFKLLARQASFATGFALLLAWGGAWLL
- the zigA gene encoding zinc metallochaperone GTPase ZigA translates to MTAPDSAKRLPVTVLSGFLGAGKTTLLNHVLANRKGLRVAVIVNDMSEVNVDAALVRDGGANLSRTDEKLVEMSNGCICCTLREDLLIEVSQLAREGRFDYLLIESTGISEPMPVAETFTFEDEDGYSLSQLAELDTMVTVVDAGNFMKDFGSWDDLTDRKIGLSDEDDRNIVDLLVDQVEFANVVIINKTDLVTPYELEQLEQVIRRLNPNTEILHSTESQVPLSKILGTGRFQLSEAEAMPEWLAVSRGEEETETEEYGISHFVYRRERPFHPKRLVEVLDNDMDDGLFTGVLRSKGLMWIASRNDWAYDWSQAGCSIRMNPAGFWWVAAPEEEWPEDEDSRDEIRSKFNGEHGDRHQELVFIGQGLDQQRIVDILDRCLLTDLEFTQGPDAWANYEDPLPAIEMETGEEETVQTF